Proteins from a single region of Arctopsyche grandis isolate Sample6627 chromosome 1, ASM5162203v2, whole genome shotgun sequence:
- the Gyg gene encoding glycogenin 1 isoform X2 has product MTEKCAWVTLATNDSYCLGALVLAHSLRKVATKHNLVVLITPGVTDVMKDRLQSVFSEVITVDVLDSKDAAHLALLSRPELGITFTKIHCWTLIQYQKCVFLDADTLVFKNCDELFEREELSAAPDVGWPDCFNSGVFVFQPSNETFDALVKFAQEKGSFDGGDQGLLNQFFSGWAREDIKKHLPFAYNVCTTAFYSYLPALKQYGSDMKIMHFIGNLKPWLQKFNWSSRSVAEESHLQAPLQYWWDIFLDKVHPCLDSAMAGLAGSLSQLSIGSSEQGSAVEEHLRRQGWEAGNIDYMGADAFSNIWAKISQTLSSPPAQAPPSPPSTPAPSTPPVTQAVVPVAAPVETPVVAPPVETPVVAPPAVSATPVASTPPVETPKEVVPSVVKPVVVSPSIPEEKVPKKDEPSAVPPKAASQEAQTGAKDSKAVTEEKEDSKQATTEVIKKSETSSISTPSPKPIEKLVCHLTPIGGVEPLLTPENEHEDAATIAQSIIAREQGLLTPTVTSATPTATPPILSAIPQNVKDLSVDTNIPETPPVSGPVSLAQIGVKPAKTPERPIESIKKSTEESSITAEDKPVEVKTCPIKAAEKPVEDSKICPMTLKEKSAEIVESSIMKAEELASSCILPSIEKSEKPVEKPKSEPPAKETVTPQTTTETPTTIAEQPAKPSEKKKEIAPVKKLKSERSVEKPTIEKDATIVKKEEPSPAEPQPKKTVEKKEEAPVATTKDTVTPPAKTKKVAKKSQPPLPEKDDTKPPQETAIKDAPKETTSVESKTTVIIPKSTGETTSSPTTPSGESKVAEQIVEPVKEAVEETPIVKPKKIVKKQPPTPKATPESVDVTESNVEAESAKKGEDKPVPPPRKKEKKPKDKK; this is encoded by the exons atgacCG AAAAATGTGCATGGGTGACATTAGCCACCAACGATTCATACTGCTTAGGAGCACTGGTATTGGCTCATTCTCTCCGAAAAGTGGCCACAAAACACAATTTGGTGGTCCTCATCACTCCGGGTGTTACTGATGTTATGAA AGATCGTTTACAATCAGTATTTTCTGAAGTGATAACTGTGGATGTGCTCGATTCTAAAGATGCTGCACATTTGGCATTGCTTTCCCGACCTGAATTAGGAATCACCTTCACGAAGATTCACTGCTGGACACTTATTCAGTACCAAAAATGTGTATTCCTCGATGCGGATACATTA GTTTTTAAAAATTGCGATGAACTCTTCGAAAGAGAAGAATTATCTGCAGCTCCAGATGTAGGCTGGCCCGATTGCTTCAACTCCGGTGTTTTCGTATTTCAACCATCGAACGAAACGTTTGATGCACTCGTAAAATTCGCCCAAGAAAAGGGTAGCTTTGATG GTGGCGATCAGGGTTTATTGAATCAATTCTTCTCGGGATGGGCTCGTGAAGACATCAAAAAACACTTACCCTTCGCTTACAATGTTTGCACGACAGCATTCTACTCATATCTACCAGCACTCAAACA ATACGGAAGCGACATGAAAATCATGCATTTCATCGGAAATCTTAAACCGTGGTTACAAAAATTCAACTGGAGTTCTCGCTCAGTCGCCGAAGAAAGTCATCTCCAAGCTCCATTGCAATATTGGTGGGACATATTCTTGGATAAAGTACATCCTTGTCTCGATTCGGCTAtg GCGGGTCTCGCCGGTTCACTATCACAACTCTCGATCGGATCGTCAGAACAAGGTTCAGCCGTCGAAGAACATTTACGTCGTCAAGGATGGGAAGCTGGCAATATTGACTATATGGGAGCTGATGCCTTTTCCAACATATGGGCTAAAATTTCCCAAACTTTATCTAGTCCACCAGCTCAAGCTCCTCCTTCACCTCCTAGCACCCCTGCACCATCTACCCCACCGGTGACACAGGCAGTAGTACCCGTAGCAGCACCGGTAGAAACACCAGTAGTAGCACCACCGGTAGAAACACCAGTAGTAGCACCACCAGCAGTATCCGCAACTCCGGTGGCATCAACTCCACCAGTTGAAACGCCCAAAGAGGTGGTGCCTTCTGTAGTAAAACCTGTAGTAGTTTCCCCGTCAATACCTGAGGAAAAGGTACCAAAAAAGGATGAACCATCCGCTGTTCCTCCTAAGGCAGCTTCACAGGAAGCTCAAACGGGAGCGAAAGATTCAAAAG CCGTGACGGAAGAGAAAGAGGATAGCAAACAAGCGACAACAgaagtaattaaaaaatctgAAACATCATCAATTAGTACGCCATCTCCTAAGCCTATAGAAAAACTTGTTTGCCATCTTACGCCAATTGGAGGAGTGGAACCCCTGTTGACACCCGAAAATGAGCATGAGGATGCTGCCACCATTGCCCAAAGTATCATCGCGAGAGAACAGGGTTTATTAACACCCACAGTTACATCTGCTACGCCCACAGCAACTCCACCAATTCTATCTGCAATTCCTCAAAATGTAAAAGATTTGTCGGTAGACACTAATATCCCAGAAACTCCACCTGTCTCCGGACCCGTCTCACTAGCACAAATCGGAGTTAAACCAGCTAAAACGCCTGAAAGACCCAtcgaaagtattaaaaaaagcaCAGAAGAAAGCTCGATAACTGCTGAAGACAAACCAGTGGAAGTGAAAACATGTCCAATAAAAGCCGCAGAAAAACCAGTTGAAGATTCGAAAATATGCCCCATGACGTTAAAAGAAAAATCAGCTGAAATTGTTGAATCTTCAATTATGAAAGCTGAAGAATTAGCTTCAAGTTGCATACTACCCAGTATAGAAAAATCAGAGAAACCTGTGGAGAAGCCGAAATCTGAACCTCCTGCAAAAGAAACTGTAACCCCACAAACTACCACCGAAACACCTACTACAATTGCAGAACAGCCTGCGAAACCTTCAGAGAAAAAGAAAGAAATTGCACCTGTGAAAAAACTGAAATCGGAGCGTTCTGTTGAAAAACCCACAATTGAAAAAGATGCCACGATAGTGAAGAAAGAAGAACCATCCCCAGCTGAACCACAGCCCAAAAAAACCGTAGAGAAAAAGGAGGAAGCCCCAGTTGCAACTACAAAAGATACAGTCACGCCACCTGCTAAAACTAAAAAGGTTGCAAAAAAATCCCAACCACCTCTACCTGAAAAAGACGACACAAAACCTCCACAGGAAACTGCAATTAAAGACGCACCCAAAGAAACGACCAGTGTAGAATCAAAGACCACAGTCATAATTCCAAAATCAACAGGAGAGACAACGTCGAGTCCTACGACACCATCAGGCGAAAGCAAAGTTGCAGAACAAATAGTCGAACCAGTGAAGGAAGCTGTTGAAGAAACGCCCATAGTAAAACcaaagaaaattgtaaaaaaacaaCCCCCAACTCCGAAGGCGACACCTGAAAGCGTCGATGTTACAGAAAGCAATGTTGAAGCTGAATCTGCGAAAAAAGGCGAAGATAAACCTGTCCCACCTCCcagaaaaaaggaaaaaaaacctAAAGACAAAAAgtaa
- the Gyg gene encoding glycogenin 1 isoform X1 produces the protein MTEKCAWVTLATNDSYCLGALVLAHSLRKVATKHNLVVLITPGVTDVMKDRLQSVFSEVITVDVLDSKDAAHLALLSRPELGITFTKIHCWTLIQYQKCVFLDADTLVFKNCDELFEREELSAAPDVGWPDCFNSGVFVFQPSNETFDALVKFAQEKGSFDGGDQGLLNQFFSGWAREDIKKHLPFAYNVCTTAFYSYLPALKQYGSDMKIMHFIGNLKPWLQKFNWSSRSVAEESHLQAPLQYWWDIFLDKVHPCLDSAMAQWECGVSNEARYQPPQDESSPFPWHQTPIPDPDLKSTSSSIVLTDDFNDPWENYTPSPTVAPAPPPSCSNDSQYSTAASEQSNDEVQSVTLVKPWYETYEPQIEIVSNEEWHDSQSNQNEKCGPGGSHCGTLSIVSKDEFDKTSDWQNLSNAIDDMIDEQNDTSVIAEIDNKNDDQEVHRHTEEMRPRHPYDNYYLIHTTTIDSHGCKRCTHEELPPAPSPSPTPSEDSDTDLQAGLAGSLSQLSIGSSEQGSAVEEHLRRQGWEAGNIDYMGADAFSNIWAKISQTLSSPPAQAPPSPPSTPAPSTPPVTQAVVPVAAPVETPVVAPPVETPVVAPPAVSATPVASTPPVETPKEVVPSVVKPVVVSPSIPEEKVPKKDEPSAVPPKAASQEAQTGAKDSKAVTEEKEDSKQATTEVIKKSETSSISTPSPKPIEKLVCHLTPIGGVEPLLTPENEHEDAATIAQSIIAREQGLLTPTVTSATPTATPPILSAIPQNVKDLSVDTNIPETPPVSGPVSLAQIGVKPAKTPERPIESIKKSTEESSITAEDKPVEVKTCPIKAAEKPVEDSKICPMTLKEKSAEIVESSIMKAEELASSCILPSIEKSEKPVEKPKSEPPAKETVTPQTTTETPTTIAEQPAKPSEKKKEIAPVKKLKSERSVEKPTIEKDATIVKKEEPSPAEPQPKKTVEKKEEAPVATTKDTVTPPAKTKKVAKKSQPPLPEKDDTKPPQETAIKDAPKETTSVESKTTVIIPKSTGETTSSPTTPSGESKVAEQIVEPVKEAVEETPIVKPKKIVKKQPPTPKATPESVDVTESNVEAESAKKGEDKPVPPPRKKEKKPKDKK, from the exons atgacCG AAAAATGTGCATGGGTGACATTAGCCACCAACGATTCATACTGCTTAGGAGCACTGGTATTGGCTCATTCTCTCCGAAAAGTGGCCACAAAACACAATTTGGTGGTCCTCATCACTCCGGGTGTTACTGATGTTATGAA AGATCGTTTACAATCAGTATTTTCTGAAGTGATAACTGTGGATGTGCTCGATTCTAAAGATGCTGCACATTTGGCATTGCTTTCCCGACCTGAATTAGGAATCACCTTCACGAAGATTCACTGCTGGACACTTATTCAGTACCAAAAATGTGTATTCCTCGATGCGGATACATTA GTTTTTAAAAATTGCGATGAACTCTTCGAAAGAGAAGAATTATCTGCAGCTCCAGATGTAGGCTGGCCCGATTGCTTCAACTCCGGTGTTTTCGTATTTCAACCATCGAACGAAACGTTTGATGCACTCGTAAAATTCGCCCAAGAAAAGGGTAGCTTTGATG GTGGCGATCAGGGTTTATTGAATCAATTCTTCTCGGGATGGGCTCGTGAAGACATCAAAAAACACTTACCCTTCGCTTACAATGTTTGCACGACAGCATTCTACTCATATCTACCAGCACTCAAACA ATACGGAAGCGACATGAAAATCATGCATTTCATCGGAAATCTTAAACCGTGGTTACAAAAATTCAACTGGAGTTCTCGCTCAGTCGCCGAAGAAAGTCATCTCCAAGCTCCATTGCAATATTGGTGGGACATATTCTTGGATAAAGTACATCCTTGTCTCGATTCGGCTAtg GCTCAGTGGGAGTGCGGTGTATCAAATGAGGCGCGCTACCAACCCCCTCAAGATGAAAGCTCTCCATTCCCTTGGCACCAGACTCCTATCCCTGATCCCGATTTAAAAAGCACATCCTCGTCGATCGTTCTCACAGACGACTTTAACGATCCGTGGGAAAATTACACGCCAAGCCCAACCGTAGCGCCAGCGCCTCCACCATCTTGCTCTAATGACTCTCAATACTCAACTGCCGCATCGGAACAGTCCAACGACGAAGTACAAAGCGTAACACTGGTAAAACCCTGGTATGAGACGTACGAACCGCAAATCGAAATCGTAAGTAACGAAGAATGGCATGACTCGCAATCTAATCAGAATGAAAAATGTGGCCCGGGTGGCTCGCACTGCGGGACTCTTTCCATTGTAAGCAAAGACGAGTTTGATAAGACGAGTGATTGGCAAAATTTGTCGAACGCTATCGATGATATGATCGATGAGCAAAATGACACCTCCGTAATTGCGGAAATAGATAATAAGAACGACGATCAGGAAGTCCACCGTCACACTGAAGAGATGAGGCCGAGGCATCCGTATGATAATTACTATTTAATCCATACAACAACTATAGATAGCCACGGTTGCAAACGATGTACACATGAAGAGTTGCCCCCTGCCCCTTCTCCCTCTCCTACGCCCTCTGAGGACAGCGACACTGACCTCCAG GCGGGTCTCGCCGGTTCACTATCACAACTCTCGATCGGATCGTCAGAACAAGGTTCAGCCGTCGAAGAACATTTACGTCGTCAAGGATGGGAAGCTGGCAATATTGACTATATGGGAGCTGATGCCTTTTCCAACATATGGGCTAAAATTTCCCAAACTTTATCTAGTCCACCAGCTCAAGCTCCTCCTTCACCTCCTAGCACCCCTGCACCATCTACCCCACCGGTGACACAGGCAGTAGTACCCGTAGCAGCACCGGTAGAAACACCAGTAGTAGCACCACCGGTAGAAACACCAGTAGTAGCACCACCAGCAGTATCCGCAACTCCGGTGGCATCAACTCCACCAGTTGAAACGCCCAAAGAGGTGGTGCCTTCTGTAGTAAAACCTGTAGTAGTTTCCCCGTCAATACCTGAGGAAAAGGTACCAAAAAAGGATGAACCATCCGCTGTTCCTCCTAAGGCAGCTTCACAGGAAGCTCAAACGGGAGCGAAAGATTCAAAAG CCGTGACGGAAGAGAAAGAGGATAGCAAACAAGCGACAACAgaagtaattaaaaaatctgAAACATCATCAATTAGTACGCCATCTCCTAAGCCTATAGAAAAACTTGTTTGCCATCTTACGCCAATTGGAGGAGTGGAACCCCTGTTGACACCCGAAAATGAGCATGAGGATGCTGCCACCATTGCCCAAAGTATCATCGCGAGAGAACAGGGTTTATTAACACCCACAGTTACATCTGCTACGCCCACAGCAACTCCACCAATTCTATCTGCAATTCCTCAAAATGTAAAAGATTTGTCGGTAGACACTAATATCCCAGAAACTCCACCTGTCTCCGGACCCGTCTCACTAGCACAAATCGGAGTTAAACCAGCTAAAACGCCTGAAAGACCCAtcgaaagtattaaaaaaagcaCAGAAGAAAGCTCGATAACTGCTGAAGACAAACCAGTGGAAGTGAAAACATGTCCAATAAAAGCCGCAGAAAAACCAGTTGAAGATTCGAAAATATGCCCCATGACGTTAAAAGAAAAATCAGCTGAAATTGTTGAATCTTCAATTATGAAAGCTGAAGAATTAGCTTCAAGTTGCATACTACCCAGTATAGAAAAATCAGAGAAACCTGTGGAGAAGCCGAAATCTGAACCTCCTGCAAAAGAAACTGTAACCCCACAAACTACCACCGAAACACCTACTACAATTGCAGAACAGCCTGCGAAACCTTCAGAGAAAAAGAAAGAAATTGCACCTGTGAAAAAACTGAAATCGGAGCGTTCTGTTGAAAAACCCACAATTGAAAAAGATGCCACGATAGTGAAGAAAGAAGAACCATCCCCAGCTGAACCACAGCCCAAAAAAACCGTAGAGAAAAAGGAGGAAGCCCCAGTTGCAACTACAAAAGATACAGTCACGCCACCTGCTAAAACTAAAAAGGTTGCAAAAAAATCCCAACCACCTCTACCTGAAAAAGACGACACAAAACCTCCACAGGAAACTGCAATTAAAGACGCACCCAAAGAAACGACCAGTGTAGAATCAAAGACCACAGTCATAATTCCAAAATCAACAGGAGAGACAACGTCGAGTCCTACGACACCATCAGGCGAAAGCAAAGTTGCAGAACAAATAGTCGAACCAGTGAAGGAAGCTGTTGAAGAAACGCCCATAGTAAAACcaaagaaaattgtaaaaaaacaaCCCCCAACTCCGAAGGCGACACCTGAAAGCGTCGATGTTACAGAAAGCAATGTTGAAGCTGAATCTGCGAAAAAAGGCGAAGATAAACCTGTCCCACCTCCcagaaaaaaggaaaaaaaacctAAAGACAAAAAgtaa
- the Gyg gene encoding glycogenin 1 isoform X4: MTEKCAWVTLATNDSYCLGALVLAHSLRKVATKHNLVVLITPGVTDVMKDRLQSVFSEVITVDVLDSKDAAHLALLSRPELGITFTKIHCWTLIQYQKCVFLDADTLVFKNCDELFEREELSAAPDVGWPDCFNSGVFVFQPSNETFDALVKFAQEKGSFDGGDQGLLNQFFSGWAREDIKKHLPFAYNVCTTAFYSYLPALKQYGSDMKIMHFIGNLKPWLQKFNWSSRSVAEESHLQAPLQYWWDIFLDKVHPCLDSAMAQWECGVSNEARYQPPQDESSPFPWHQTPIPDPDLKSTSSSIVLTDDFNDPWENYTPSPTVAPAPPPSCSNDSQYSTAASEQSNDEVQSVTLVKPWYETYEPQIEIVSNEEWHDSQSNQNEKCGPGGSHCGTLSIVSKDEFDKTSDWQNLSNAIDDMIDEQNDTSVIAEIDNKNDDQEVHRHTEEMRPRHPYDNYYLIHTTTIDSHGCKRCTHEELPPAPSPSPTPSEDSDTDLQAGLAGSLSQLSIGSSEQGSAVEEHLRRQGWEAGNIDYMGADAFSNIWAKISQTLSSPPAQAPPSPPSTPAPSTPPVTQAVVPVAAPVETPVVAPPVETPVVAPPAVSATPVASTPPVETPKEVVPSVVKPVVVSPSIPEEKVPKKDEPSAVPPKAASQEAQTGAKDSKGSNTSCSML; encoded by the exons atgacCG AAAAATGTGCATGGGTGACATTAGCCACCAACGATTCATACTGCTTAGGAGCACTGGTATTGGCTCATTCTCTCCGAAAAGTGGCCACAAAACACAATTTGGTGGTCCTCATCACTCCGGGTGTTACTGATGTTATGAA AGATCGTTTACAATCAGTATTTTCTGAAGTGATAACTGTGGATGTGCTCGATTCTAAAGATGCTGCACATTTGGCATTGCTTTCCCGACCTGAATTAGGAATCACCTTCACGAAGATTCACTGCTGGACACTTATTCAGTACCAAAAATGTGTATTCCTCGATGCGGATACATTA GTTTTTAAAAATTGCGATGAACTCTTCGAAAGAGAAGAATTATCTGCAGCTCCAGATGTAGGCTGGCCCGATTGCTTCAACTCCGGTGTTTTCGTATTTCAACCATCGAACGAAACGTTTGATGCACTCGTAAAATTCGCCCAAGAAAAGGGTAGCTTTGATG GTGGCGATCAGGGTTTATTGAATCAATTCTTCTCGGGATGGGCTCGTGAAGACATCAAAAAACACTTACCCTTCGCTTACAATGTTTGCACGACAGCATTCTACTCATATCTACCAGCACTCAAACA ATACGGAAGCGACATGAAAATCATGCATTTCATCGGAAATCTTAAACCGTGGTTACAAAAATTCAACTGGAGTTCTCGCTCAGTCGCCGAAGAAAGTCATCTCCAAGCTCCATTGCAATATTGGTGGGACATATTCTTGGATAAAGTACATCCTTGTCTCGATTCGGCTAtg GCTCAGTGGGAGTGCGGTGTATCAAATGAGGCGCGCTACCAACCCCCTCAAGATGAAAGCTCTCCATTCCCTTGGCACCAGACTCCTATCCCTGATCCCGATTTAAAAAGCACATCCTCGTCGATCGTTCTCACAGACGACTTTAACGATCCGTGGGAAAATTACACGCCAAGCCCAACCGTAGCGCCAGCGCCTCCACCATCTTGCTCTAATGACTCTCAATACTCAACTGCCGCATCGGAACAGTCCAACGACGAAGTACAAAGCGTAACACTGGTAAAACCCTGGTATGAGACGTACGAACCGCAAATCGAAATCGTAAGTAACGAAGAATGGCATGACTCGCAATCTAATCAGAATGAAAAATGTGGCCCGGGTGGCTCGCACTGCGGGACTCTTTCCATTGTAAGCAAAGACGAGTTTGATAAGACGAGTGATTGGCAAAATTTGTCGAACGCTATCGATGATATGATCGATGAGCAAAATGACACCTCCGTAATTGCGGAAATAGATAATAAGAACGACGATCAGGAAGTCCACCGTCACACTGAAGAGATGAGGCCGAGGCATCCGTATGATAATTACTATTTAATCCATACAACAACTATAGATAGCCACGGTTGCAAACGATGTACACATGAAGAGTTGCCCCCTGCCCCTTCTCCCTCTCCTACGCCCTCTGAGGACAGCGACACTGACCTCCAG GCGGGTCTCGCCGGTTCACTATCACAACTCTCGATCGGATCGTCAGAACAAGGTTCAGCCGTCGAAGAACATTTACGTCGTCAAGGATGGGAAGCTGGCAATATTGACTATATGGGAGCTGATGCCTTTTCCAACATATGGGCTAAAATTTCCCAAACTTTATCTAGTCCACCAGCTCAAGCTCCTCCTTCACCTCCTAGCACCCCTGCACCATCTACCCCACCGGTGACACAGGCAGTAGTACCCGTAGCAGCACCGGTAGAAACACCAGTAGTAGCACCACCGGTAGAAACACCAGTAGTAGCACCACCAGCAGTATCCGCAACTCCGGTGGCATCAACTCCACCAGTTGAAACGCCCAAAGAGGTGGTGCCTTCTGTAGTAAAACCTGTAGTAGTTTCCCCGTCAATACCTGAGGAAAAGGTACCAAAAAAGGATGAACCATCCGCTGTTCCTCCTAAGGCAGCTTCACAGGAAGCTCAAACGGGAGCGAAAGATTCAAAAG GCTCTAACACTTCTTGTTCCATGTTGTGA
- the Gyg gene encoding glycogenin 1 isoform X7, with translation MTEKCAWVTLATNDSYCLGALVLAHSLRKVATKHNLVVLITPGVTDVMKDRLQSVFSEVITVDVLDSKDAAHLALLSRPELGITFTKIHCWTLIQYQKCVFLDADTLVFKNCDELFEREELSAAPDVGWPDCFNSGVFVFQPSNETFDALVKFAQEKGSFDGGDQGLLNQFFSGWAREDIKKHLPFAYNVCTTAFYSYLPALKQYGSDMKIMHFIGNLKPWLQKFNWSSRSVAEESHLQAPLQYWWDIFLDKVHPCLDSAMAGLAGSLSQLSIGSSEQGSAVEEHLRRQGWEAGNIDYMGADAFSNIWAKISQTLSSPPAQAPPSPPSTPAPSTPPVTQAVVPVAAPVETPVVAPPVETPVVAPPAVSATPVASTPPVETPKEVVPSVVKPVVVSPSIPEEKVPKKDEPSAVPPKAASQEAQTGAKDSKGSNTSCSML, from the exons atgacCG AAAAATGTGCATGGGTGACATTAGCCACCAACGATTCATACTGCTTAGGAGCACTGGTATTGGCTCATTCTCTCCGAAAAGTGGCCACAAAACACAATTTGGTGGTCCTCATCACTCCGGGTGTTACTGATGTTATGAA AGATCGTTTACAATCAGTATTTTCTGAAGTGATAACTGTGGATGTGCTCGATTCTAAAGATGCTGCACATTTGGCATTGCTTTCCCGACCTGAATTAGGAATCACCTTCACGAAGATTCACTGCTGGACACTTATTCAGTACCAAAAATGTGTATTCCTCGATGCGGATACATTA GTTTTTAAAAATTGCGATGAACTCTTCGAAAGAGAAGAATTATCTGCAGCTCCAGATGTAGGCTGGCCCGATTGCTTCAACTCCGGTGTTTTCGTATTTCAACCATCGAACGAAACGTTTGATGCACTCGTAAAATTCGCCCAAGAAAAGGGTAGCTTTGATG GTGGCGATCAGGGTTTATTGAATCAATTCTTCTCGGGATGGGCTCGTGAAGACATCAAAAAACACTTACCCTTCGCTTACAATGTTTGCACGACAGCATTCTACTCATATCTACCAGCACTCAAACA ATACGGAAGCGACATGAAAATCATGCATTTCATCGGAAATCTTAAACCGTGGTTACAAAAATTCAACTGGAGTTCTCGCTCAGTCGCCGAAGAAAGTCATCTCCAAGCTCCATTGCAATATTGGTGGGACATATTCTTGGATAAAGTACATCCTTGTCTCGATTCGGCTAtg GCGGGTCTCGCCGGTTCACTATCACAACTCTCGATCGGATCGTCAGAACAAGGTTCAGCCGTCGAAGAACATTTACGTCGTCAAGGATGGGAAGCTGGCAATATTGACTATATGGGAGCTGATGCCTTTTCCAACATATGGGCTAAAATTTCCCAAACTTTATCTAGTCCACCAGCTCAAGCTCCTCCTTCACCTCCTAGCACCCCTGCACCATCTACCCCACCGGTGACACAGGCAGTAGTACCCGTAGCAGCACCGGTAGAAACACCAGTAGTAGCACCACCGGTAGAAACACCAGTAGTAGCACCACCAGCAGTATCCGCAACTCCGGTGGCATCAACTCCACCAGTTGAAACGCCCAAAGAGGTGGTGCCTTCTGTAGTAAAACCTGTAGTAGTTTCCCCGTCAATACCTGAGGAAAAGGTACCAAAAAAGGATGAACCATCCGCTGTTCCTCCTAAGGCAGCTTCACAGGAAGCTCAAACGGGAGCGAAAGATTCAAAAG GCTCTAACACTTCTTGTTCCATGTTGTGA